Proteins encoded together in one Cicer arietinum cultivar CDC Frontier isolate Library 1 chromosome 4, Cicar.CDCFrontier_v2.0, whole genome shotgun sequence window:
- the LOC101515223 gene encoding cyclase-like protein 2 isoform X2 has translation MKSLSLFAFISAISVAAASTAYPSVPGLDSGDCSLTGDETLLVPPRREVYDDGRIFDITHRYTPEMPVWDSKEGLGHFLWLDVSMKNGSRANGSAFKLGVHTGTHVDAPSHFYDNYFDAGFDVDTLDIRLLNGLALLVDVPRDKNITAEVMKSLNIPKGVSRVLFRTLNTDRRLMFKKEFDSSYVGFKEDGAKWLVENTDIKLVGVDFLSAAAYDHSVESHLVFLESREIILVEGLKXXXXXXGIYSLNCLPLRLVGSEASPIRCILIR, from the exons ATGAAGTCTCTGTCTCTATTTGCGTTTATCTCTGCCATATCCGTCGCCGCAGCCTCCACAGCCTATCCTTCCGTTCCCGGCCTCGATTCTGGCGATTGCTCCCTCACCGGCGATGAAACTCTTCTTGTTCCTCCACGGCGAGAAGTCTACGATGACGGAAGAATATTCGATATCACTCACAGGTACACCCCTGAGATGCCGGTGTGGGACTCAAAAGAGGGATTAGGTCACTTCCTGTGGCTTGATGTTAGCATGAAGAATGGCTCACGCGCTAATGGCTCGGCTTTTAAGCTTGGTGTTCACACCGGAACTCATGTTGACGCGCCCAGCCACTTCTATGACAATTACTTCGACGCCGGATTTGACGTCGACACGCTTGACATACGACTCCTCAATG GTCTTGCCCTTTTGGTTGATGTTCCACGGGATAAAAACATTACTG CTGAAGTTATGAAGTCGTTGAATATCCCCAAAGGTGTAAGCCGTGTGCTCTTCAGAACATTAAATACTGACAG GCGGCTTATGTTTAAGAAAGAATTTGACTCAAGCTATGTTGGATTCAAGGAGGATGGTGCAAAATGGCTGGTGGAGAACACTGACATCAAACTTGTAG GAGTTGATTTCTTATCTGCTGCAGCTTATGATCACTCGGTTGAGTCTCATCTTGTTTTTCTAGAAAGCAGG GAAATCATTCTTGTGGAGGGCCTTAAG NNNNNNNNNNNNNNNNNNGGAATATATTCACTCAACTGCTTGCCTCTTAGGTTGGTTGGTTCTGAGGCATCACCAATACGATGCATTTTGATCCGATGA
- the LOC101515223 gene encoding cyclase-like protein 2 isoform X1, whose protein sequence is MKSLSLFAFISAISVAAASTAYPSVPGLDSGDCSLTGDETLLVPPRREVYDDGRIFDITHRYTPEMPVWDSKEGLGHFLWLDVSMKNGSRANGSAFKLGVHTGTHVDAPSHFYDNYFDAGFDVDTLDIRLLNGLALLVDVPRDKNITAEVMKSLNIPKGVSRVLFRTLNTDRRLMFKKEFDSSYVGFKEDGAKWLVENTDIKLVGVDFLSAAAYDHSVESHLVFLESRVLSALPKLNSTTSAFVCLFKMIISLDRSILNAPALIHSFGFSC, encoded by the exons ATGAAGTCTCTGTCTCTATTTGCGTTTATCTCTGCCATATCCGTCGCCGCAGCCTCCACAGCCTATCCTTCCGTTCCCGGCCTCGATTCTGGCGATTGCTCCCTCACCGGCGATGAAACTCTTCTTGTTCCTCCACGGCGAGAAGTCTACGATGACGGAAGAATATTCGATATCACTCACAGGTACACCCCTGAGATGCCGGTGTGGGACTCAAAAGAGGGATTAGGTCACTTCCTGTGGCTTGATGTTAGCATGAAGAATGGCTCACGCGCTAATGGCTCGGCTTTTAAGCTTGGTGTTCACACCGGAACTCATGTTGACGCGCCCAGCCACTTCTATGACAATTACTTCGACGCCGGATTTGACGTCGACACGCTTGACATACGACTCCTCAATG GTCTTGCCCTTTTGGTTGATGTTCCACGGGATAAAAACATTACTG CTGAAGTTATGAAGTCGTTGAATATCCCCAAAGGTGTAAGCCGTGTGCTCTTCAGAACATTAAATACTGACAG GCGGCTTATGTTTAAGAAAGAATTTGACTCAAGCTATGTTGGATTCAAGGAGGATGGTGCAAAATGGCTGGTGGAGAACACTGACATCAAACTTGTAG GAGTTGATTTCTTATCTGCTGCAGCTTATGATCACTCGGTTGAGTCTCATCTTGTTTTTCTAGAAAGCAGG GTTTTATCAGCACTTCCAAAGCTCAATTCCACCACCAGCGCTTTTGTGTGTTTATTCAAAATGATTATTTCACTCGATAGATCTATACTCAATGCTCCAGCCTTAATTCACTCATTTGGGTTCAGCTGTTGA
- the LOC101515546 gene encoding cyclase-like protein 2, whose product MKCEAVAFILVVAILASAVTGDDDLIPPRREVYDNGRIFDITHRYQPDMPEFESKHGIGQFLWLPKSMKNNSIANNSEMKLPTHTGTHVDAPGHVYDHYFDAGFDVDSLDLHILNGPALLVDVPRDSNITAEVMKSLNIPRGVKRVLFRTLNTDRRLMFQKEFDSNYVGFTVDGAKWLVENTDIKLVGIDYLSVASYDYLIPSHLVFLKDREIILVESLKLDDVPAGLYSVHCLPLRLAGAEGSPIRCILIKY is encoded by the exons ATGAAGTGTGAAGCTGTTGCGTTCATCTTAGTTGTAGCGATTTTAGCGTCTGCGGTCACCGGCGACGATGACCTTATCCCTCCGCGGCGAGAAGTTTACGACAATGGACGAATATTCGATATCACTCACAGGTATCAACCAGATATGCCAGAATTTGAGTCTAAGCATGGTATAGGCCAGTTCTTATGGCTTCCAAAGAGCATGAAAAACAATTCCATCGCTAACAATTCCGAAATGAAACTTCCAACTCATACCGGTACTCATGTTGATGCCCCTGGCCACGTCTACGATCATTACTTCGATGCTGGTTTTGATGTCGATTCCCTCGATTTGCACATCCTTAATG GTCCTGCTCTTTTAGTTGATGTTCCAAGAGATTCTAATATTACCG CTGAAGTAATGAAGTCATTAAACATTCCAAGGGGTGTAAAGCGTGTACTGTTCCGAACATTGAATACCGACAG GCGGCTTATGTTTCAGAAGGAATTTGACTCAAACTATGTGGGATTCACAGTGGACGGAGCAAAATGGCTAGTGGAGAACACTGATATCAAACTTGTTG GTATTGATTACCTATCTGTTGCTTCTTACGATTACTTGATTCCATCTCACCTTGTGTTTTTAAAAGACAGG GAAATCATTCTTGTTGAAAGCCTGAAGCTTGATGATGTCCCAGCAGGATTATATTCAGTCCATTGCTTACCTCTTAGGTTGGCTGGTGCTGAGGGATCACCAATACGATGCATTCTTATCAAGTATTAG